In Trichoderma asperellum chromosome 1, complete sequence, a single window of DNA contains:
- a CDS encoding uncharacterized protein (EggNog:ENOG41~antiSMASH:Cluster_1.9), whose translation METLTSVPAFTSLESTELAQATQEATEISRQILAIIFEYALNKFDDSMDRLGAGIPKFLSVIDQFVMAKKQVLMCLPAFPFKSANKQYKVLGVLPDKAEEIAVERLNTMCVRIGKIYAPGAKLTIISDGLVYNDLLSIPDRHTWAYGEALRAMVLQKGFTQIDFSRIKDLVDFPLPDQLDEIKYVANATNFRRVLLNKYGKEDHDIDSEIAEKPDTLMTYRGYCRFLESDLQYIFPLQAGRTSNGYKRSVKFLAKEMLLRGYAFAGAVKNAFPDHLRLSIHQSTGEHKLSMALLNSKTGFTTPWHCSVALMADGEWESAPMGYYKNDPTMEIVEEDGRPSYFRQKTEVKEEASN comes from the exons ATGGAGACTCTTACCTCAGTTCCTGCCTTCACTTCCCTGGAGAGCACTGAGCTCGCCCAGGCTACTCAGGAAGCCACTGAGATCTCCAGACAGATCTTGGCCATCATCTTCGAGTATGCCCTTAACAAATTCGACGACAGCATGGACAGACTCGGAGCTGGTATCCCCAAGTTCCTTTCTGTCATTGATCAGTTCgtcatggccaagaagcaaGTACTGATGTGCCTGCCTGCCTTCCCCTTCAAGTCTGCCAACAAGCAGTACAAGGTCCTGGGCGTTTTGCCtgacaaggcagaggagattgCCGTCGAGCGCCTCAACACCATGTGTGTTCGTATTGGCAAGATCTACGCCCCTGGTGCCAAGCTGACCATCATCTCTGATGGTCTCGTATACAATGACCTGCTGAGCATTCCTGACCGACACACCTGGGCTTACGGCGAGGCTCTCCGCGCCATGGTCCTCCAGAAGGGCTTCACTCAAATCGACTTCTCTCGCATCAAGGATCTGGTCGACTTCCCTCTCCCAGATCAGCTGGATGAGATCAAGTATGTGGCCAATGCCACCAACTTCCGACGCGTCCTTTTGAACAAGTATGGCAAGGAGGACCACGACATTGATAGCGAGATTGCGGAGAAGCCCGATACTCTCATGACCTACCGCGGATACTGCAGATTCCTCGAGTCTGATTTGCAATACATTTTCCCTCTGCAAGCTGGAAGAACCAGCAATGGATACAAGAGGAGCGTCAAGTTCCTTGCCAAGGAGATGTTGCTGCGAGGATAT GCCTTTGCTGGTGCCGTCAAGAACGCCTTCCCCGACCACCTGCGTCTCTCCATCCACCAGTCTACTGGTGAGCACAAGCTGTCCATGGCTCTCCTCAACTCCAAGACCGGCTTCACAACCCCTTGGCACTGCTCAGTCGCGCTGATGGCCGACGGCGAGTGGGAGAGCGCCCCCATGGGATACTACAAGAACGACCCCACCATGGAGATAGTCGAGGAGGATGGTCGCCCCAGCTATTTCAGGCAGAAGACTGAGGTGAAGGAGGAGGCTAGCAACTAG
- a CDS encoding putative NRPS-like protein biosynthetic cluster (EggNog:ENOG41~SMCOG1002:AMP-dependent synthetase and ligase~antiSMASH:Cluster_1.9) encodes MASSENYGKRLIPQILDNVAATDPDRIVYSIAKSADISQGLKHITAKQFAEAVDKTAWWLQSKVGKSTTLEALGYIGPHDIRHVLLTYASAKAGYKPLFLSAKNSTEGALAVLKATDCNIWVQPTEQPFGPLVKEFLSQRAMRILHLPGTDELLDAAGTEHYAYNKTFEEAAYDPFCVLHTSGSTGLPKPIAWTHALIGTMDAVRLLPPVEGDQGLAPWTNDWKKGDRIYSSFPMSHGAGIIMDILMPSLFDLQCILGPAGVIPNMNLLESLADHAKIDIWSLVPSLTDELGETSDVLAKFSSSKFICASGGPVSPTSAAKVNKVIRVLNLTGTTEGLFIGNLVVDREDWFHFSFHPYSGFEFKEIEPGVYEHWVRRNEHWDLFQGIFHTFPDKDEINLKDLYVKHPTKPDHWAYKGRSDDIVVLSNGYKISPLDTEAFVTTHTAIEGALIVGTGKNQAALLIELKDRSAASDELYDSIWETVKKANAMSLHKDQLHREYIMFAEADKPFIRTDKGTIKRRATLELYADYIDRFYESRSEEVDAEASNIQVDTTSIESITAAVREIFVSLSSAFKGIPDDADFFHLGLDSLVAYRAVRSVQAAMGLKDRLAPRHLYAYPTIAQFSACLKDLASQTLAGGSNSKSAEKLNKMKELLSKYKSPQALKMNGVDLLNPGLYIKLNMYIPLRPGVSFDQAFSRLQQGFARLISLLPVLDTKMVKCSEREPGYKKGQLRLEYPEQPFANGHTNGHTNGHTNGHTNGHTNGYTNGHTNGHSSSPRQLKYNDLSKVLPSFQDLRKDGFLASAVKADQLLDAPWFATLPSDIVVAQANFVEGGCLLTLERCIPQWME; translated from the exons ATGGCTTCCTCAGAAAACTACGGGAAGCGGCTCATTCCGCAGATCTTGGATAATGTAGCTGCTACTGATCCAGATCGCATCGTATACTCTATAGCAAAGTCCGCAGACATCTCTCAAGGTCTGAAACACATCACTGCAAAGCAGTTTGCTGAAGCTGTGGACAAGACGGCTTGGTGGCTGCAGTCAAAAGTGGGAAAAAGCACAACGCTTGAGGCTCTTGGTTATATCGGACCTC ATGATATTCGACATGTTTTGTTGACATATGCCAGCGCCAAGGCCGGCTACAAG cccctctttctctctgcaaAGAACAGTACAGAAGGTGCTCTCGCTGTTCTCAAAGCCACAGACTGCAACATATGGGTGCAGCCCACAGAGCAGCCATTTGGCCCTCTTGTCAAAGAATTCCTCAGCCAGCGTGCCATGAGAATCCTGCATCTTCCTGGGACTGATGAGCTCTTGGATGCAGCAGGCACAGAACACTATGCCTACAACAAGACTTTTGAAGAGGCCGCGTACGACCCATTCTGTGTCCTACACACGTCTGGCTCAACAGGTTTGCCAAAGCCCATCGCTTGGACTCATGCTCTCATCGGTACCATGGACGCCGTGCGATTGTTGCCGCCTGTCGAGGGCGACCAGGGACTGGCTCCCTGGACGAATGACTGGAAGAAGGGAGATCGAATCTACTCATCGTTTCCCATGAGCCAT GGCGCAGGAATCATTATGGACATATTGATGCCATCGCTTTTTGATTTGCAGTGCATTCTGGGACCCGCTGGGGTTATTCCCAACATGAATCTGTTGGAATCTCTGGCGGACCATGCTAAAATTGACATCTGGAGTCTTGTTCCGTCTCTTACAGATGAACTGGGTGAGACCTCAGACGTCTTGGCCAAGTTTAGCTCTTCGAAATTCATCTGCGCATCTGGAGGACCTGTTAGTCCGACCAGCGCTGCCAAGGTTAACAAGGTGATTCGTGTGCTCAACCTTACAGGCACAACCGAAGGTCTCTTCATTGGCAACCTTGTCGTAGACAGGGAAGACTGGTTTCACTTCTCCTTCCACCCATACTCTGGCTTCGAGTTCAAGGAGATCGAGCCCGGTGTATACGAGCACTGGGTGCGCCGCAATGAGCATTGGGATCTGTTCCAGGGCATCTTCCACACTTTCCCTGATAAGGATGAAATCAACCTGAAGGACTTGTATGTCAAGCACCCTACGAAGCCCGACCACTGGGCCTACAAGGGAAGGAGTGATGATATTGTCGTTTTGAGCAATGGATACAAAATCTCCCCGCTAGACACGGAAGCCTTTGTCACCACGCACACCGCCATCGAAGGTGCCCTCATC GTCGGAACAGGAAAGAACCAGGCTGCTTTGCTCATTGAGTTGAAAGACCGCTCGGCAGCGAGTGACGAGCTCTATGATAGCATCTGGGAAACTGTAAAGAAGGCAAATGCCATGTCTCTACACAAGGATCAGCTTCATAGAGAGTACATCATGTTTGCTGAAGCGGACAAACCATTCATCCGTACTGACAAGGGAACAATCAAGCGACGAGCAACGCTGGAACTGTACGCCGACTACATTGACCGGTTTTACGAGTCGCGGTCAGAGGAGGTGGATGCCGAGGCTTCCAACATCCAAGTTGACACAACGTCAATCGAATCCATCACAGCTGCGGTGCGAGAAATCTTTGTCTCGCTGTCATCGGCATTCAAGGGCATCCCAGACGACGCAGACTTCTTCCATCTGGGATTGGATTCTCTTGTCGCCTACCGGGCTGTACGCTCCGTCCAGGCTGCTATGGGCTTGAAGGATCGACTTGCTCCTAGGCATCTGTACGCTTATCCCACCATTGCTCAATTCTCTGCCTGCCTGAAAGACCTTGCCAGCCAGACACTTGCAGGCGGCTCAAACTCCAAATCTGCTGAAAAGTTGAACAAGATGAAGGAGCTTTTGAGCAAGTACAAATCGCCGCAGGCGCTCAAGATGAACGGCGTTGATCTGTTAAATCCCGGTCTATACATAAAGCTCAACATGTACATCCCACTCCGGCCCGGAGTGAGCTTTGATCAAGCCTTCTCAAGACTGCAGCAGGGTTTCGCCCGTTTGATTAGTCTTTTACCAGTGCTCGACACCAAGATGGTAAAGTGCTCAGAGCGAGAACCTGGCTACAAAAAGGGACAGCTAAGGTTGGAGTATCCAGAGCAACCATTCGCCAATGGTCACACCAACGGACACACCAACGGCCATACCAATGGCCATACCAATGGCCACACCAATGGCTACACTAACGGTCATACCAATGGACACAGCTCATCTCCAAGACAGTTAAAGTACAACGACCTGTCAAAAGTGCTTCCCTCTTTCCAAGATTTGCGCAAGGACGGATTTCTTGCCTCCGCAGTCAAGGCCGATCAGCTCTTGGATGCCCCATGGTTCGCCACGCTCCCCTCAGACATTGTGGTTGCGCAGGCCAACTTTGTAGAGGGCGGCTGTCTTTTGACCTTGGAACGTTGCATCCCGCAATGGATGGAGTAG
- a CDS encoding uncharacterized protein (EggNog:ENOG41~antiSMASH:Cluster_1.9), whose translation MNHSLPRTLWEERRRDQPAREVDPATWDYLGFEPTGELSKGVSGLKVQSFKPVPAGFPGPGKQPRDLNSSMFSVSPESLEQLRKDVAADPEMKGINLTDSDILHALYWRAMIRARHRAAKECHGEIIGPEDESTLELVVDARPYFNPLLPSSYMGNMLVVTRSSLPVDELCSPKTSIGRISLLIREAASGVNPSVVNDAFGLLEGVPDYTDLRYAFMRLDGLDAMITNMMLFPANDVAFGGEFFEAGGQAEAVRIVHDGFNTGFRMCVILPYRKDGGIEFLFGTFPEELERLKEDEEFMKYAKYMG comes from the coding sequence ATGAACCACAGTCTGCCGCGAACCCTGTGGGAAGAGAGACGGCGTGACCAGCCGGCTCGAGAGGTCGATCCTGCCACGTGGGATTATCTCGGGTTCGAACCAACTGGAGAGCTCAGCAAGGGAGTGAGCGGTTTGAAAGTCCAGAGTTTCAAGCCAGTGCCTGCTGGCTTCCCTGGCCCTGGAAAGCAACCGCGTGACTTGAATAGCAGCATGTTCTCCGTCTCACCCGAGAGCCTGGAGCAGCTTAGAAAAGACGTTGCTGCCGATCCAGAGATGAAGGGAATCAACCTTACCGACAGTGATATCCTACATGCTCTATACTGGCGAGCCATGATCAGGGCACGGCACCGCGCTGCAAAGGAGTGCCATGGCGAAATCATCGGCCCTGAAGACGAGTCCACTTTGGAGCTAGTTGTAGATGCCCGGCCCTATTTCAATCCTCTGCTGCCATCATCGTACATGGGCAATATGCTCGTTGTCACGCGATCTTCCTTGCCTGTGGATGAGCTCTGCTCGCCCAAGACGAGTATCGGCCGCATCTCCTTGCTTATCCGCGAGGCAGCCTCGGGAGTGAACCCGTCAGTCGTCAACGACGCCTTTGGCTTGTTGGAGGGAGTTCCGGACTACACTGACTTGCGGTACGCATTCATGCGCCTCGACGGACTCGACGCCATGATAACCAACATGATGCTGTTCCCAGCCAACGACGTGGCATTTGGCGGTGAGTTCTTTGAAGCCGGCGGACAGGCAGAGGCGGTGCGAATTGTACATGACGGCTTCAACACGGGATTCAGAATGTGCGTCATCCTGCCTTATCGCAAGGACGGTGGCATTGAGTTCCTGTTTGGCACGTTCCCTGAGGAACTGGAGAGACTgaaggaggacgaggagttTATGAAGTATGCCAAGTATATGGGATAA
- a CDS encoding putative secondary metabolism biosynthetic enzyme (EggNog:ENOG41~SMCOG1001:short-chain dehydrogenase/reductase SDR~antiSMASH:Cluster_1.9), whose translation MASNSSHANDRSNLTKRILPEMALAPGRNADLEARVDSLHPAARDSAAGRFSIAGNAIVTGGTGAIGTVVSRAMLQHGLSGLMLFDLNIGASRDVVQSLRREFPAAKITAQEVDVTDEGAVAAAIAETVQLLGSVDMLVCLAGIVGCAHALDMPISQWRKVLDVNTTGAFICAQAAARQMVAQGNGGRIIFTASISAHRVNFPQPQVAYNVSKGALLMLKNSLAAEWARYGITVNSISPGYMDTVLNEGEGLAAARKIWNERNPSGRMGLPEELAGVVVMMLSRAGTYMNGADVVVDGGGHVF comes from the coding sequence atggccagcAACAGCTCCCACGCCAATGACCGCAGCAACCTCACCAAGCGCATCCTCCCGGAAATGGCCCTCGCGCCAGGCCGCAACGCCGACTTGGAAGCCCGCGTCGACTCTCTCCACCCCGCGGCCCGAGACTCGGCCGCCGGCCGCTTCAGCATCGCCGGCAACGCCATCGTGACGGGCGGAACCGGCGCCATTGGCACGGTCGTGTCGAGGGCAATGCTCCAGCATGGCCTGTCCGGGCTGATGCTGTTTGACCTCAACATTGGCGCATCGCGGGACGTCGTACAGTCGCTGCGGCGGGAGTTCCCCGCGGCCAAGATCACGGCGCAAGAGGTTGATGTCACAGACGAGGGAGCCGTTGCTGCAGCTATTGCGGAGACGGTTCAGTTGTTAGGCTCGGTAGACATGTTGGTATGTCTTGCTGGCATCGTCGGGTGTGCCCACGCATTAGACATGCCCATCAGCCAGTGGCGCAAGGTGCTCGATGTCAACACCACGGGGGCTTTCATCTGCGCTCAAGCCGCAGCACGGCAAATGGTCGCTCAGGGGAACGGCGGGCGAATCATCTTCACGGCATCTATATCGGCGCACAGAGTGAATTTCCCACAGCCGCAGGTCGCGTATAACGTGAGCAAGGgggcgctgctgatgctCAAGAATTCGCTGGCGGCGGAGTGGGCGAGGTACGGCATCACGgtcaacagcatcagcccTGGGTACATGGATACGGTGCTAAATGAGGGTGAAGGGCTGGCGGCAGCGAGGAAGATTTGGAATGAGAGAAATCCGTCTGGCAGGATGGGCTTGCCGGAGGAGTTGGCTggggtggtggtgatgatgctgagcagGGCCGGGACTTATATGAATGGGGCAGACGTTGTTGTGGACGGAGGAGGACATGTATTTTAA
- a CDS encoding uncharacterized protein (SECRETED:SignalP(1-23)~antiSMASH:Cluster_1.9) — translation MESWDLVCRLLFFFFPLIGYSRQKQGPFNQSASQLPCGETGTAEKKPAGPEDDEKHGVSAAQDEDGKFVKDPGADFLHASGVPDVGNGFGGHGECVLENECGGDKGIEEDMFAGI, via the coding sequence ATGGAGAGTTGGGATCTTGTTTGTCGattgctgttttttttttttcccttgattGGATATTCCAGACAGAAGCAAGGGCCATTTAATCAATCAGCCAGCCAACTGCCATGCGGCGAAACAGGCACcgccgagaagaagccagCCGGgccagaagatgatgagaaacATGGCGTTTCCGCAgcccaagatgaagacggcAAATTCGTAAAAGATCCTGGCGCGGATTTTCTGCACGCTTCTGGAGTCCCAGATGTCGGAAATGGCTTTGGTGGACATGGCGAATGCGTGCTTGAGAACGAATGCGGAGGCGATAAAGGCATAGAAGAGGATATGTTTGCAGGCATATGA
- a CDS encoding uncharacterized protein (antiSMASH:Cluster_1.9), whose product MSDQQASRFTAQNKTTNERLSTHTVGLVALSDFRKRRAEVLEQQEREAREAALSGTSKPDRSLTGTPDNAGSESASSAGPGPLKKKLKKKSKQNPGKKLLSFGDDEEDDTENASGAASETPSDKDGPLSEKKKAKLKANAAVGPAPKAVTKAALLKEATERDALRREFVALQEAIKETEIAIPFVFYDGANIPGGTVRMKKGDFIWVFLDKSRKVGAELGVGEQANAQRAWARVGVDDLMLVRGTVIIPHHYDFYYFVVNKSTGPRGLRLFDYSAEAPIAKASASTDTDPDPSSGVLMTAAAKAAAARARQPDISTLEGFGEDPTLTKVVDRRWYERHKHIYPASTWQEFDPEVDYSSQIRKDTGGNTFFFSK is encoded by the exons ATGTCGGATCAACAAGCCTCGCGCTTCACAGCGCAAAACAAAACCACAAACGAGCGACTCTCAACGCACACCGTCGGCCTCGTCGCCCTTTCAGACTTCCGCAAGCGTCGCGCCGAAGTCCTCGAGCAACAGGAGCGCGAAGCCCGCGAGGCTGCGCTCTCAGGCACGTCAAAACCGGACCGCTCGCTGACAGGCACTCCTGACAACGCTGGCAGTGAATCCGCCAGCAGCGCTGGCCCCGggccgctgaagaagaagctgaagaagaagagcaagcagAACCCTGGCAAgaagcttctctctttcggcgacgacgaggaagacgacacCGAGAATGCGAGCGGCGCCGCCTCTGAAACGCCGAGCGACAAAGACGGTCCCCtaagcgagaagaagaaggccaagcttAAGGCAAATGCTGCCGTTGGGCCGGCTCCCAAAGCAGTGACCAAGGCGGCGCTTCTCAAAGAGGCTACAGAGCGAGACGCTCTGCGGCGCGAGTTTGTCGCATTGCAGGAAGCTATCAAGGAGACCGAGATTGCGATACCGTTTGTGTTCTACGATGGTGCCAACATCCCTGGCGGGACCGTCCGCATGAAAAAGGGCGATTTTATATGGGTGTTTTTGGACAAGAGCCGCAAGGTTGGCGCGGAGCTTGGTGTTGGAGAGCAGGCAAATGCACAAAGAGCTTGGGCAAGAGTTGGGGTGGACGATTTGATGCTGGTGCGAGGGACGGTTATTATTCCTCAT CATTATGACTTTTATTACTTCGTCGTCAACAAGAGCACCGGTCCTCGAGGTCTTCGCCTCTTCGATTACAGCGCCGAAGCACCGATTGCGaaagcttcagcttcaacgGATACAGACCCCGACCCCTCATCCGGCGTCCtgatgacggcggcggccaaggcggcaGCTGCTAGGGCGCGACAGCCAGATATCTCCACGTTGGAAGGTTTCGGCGAAGACCCGACTTTGACAAAGGTGGTGGATCGTAGGTGGTATGAGCGACACAAGCACATATATCCGGCCAGCACGTGGCAAGAATTTGACCCCGAGGTGGATTATTCGTCGCAGATCCGCAAGGATACCGGTGGAAAcacatttttcttctcaaaATGA
- a CDS encoding uncharacterized protein (SMCOG1193:glutathione S-transferase~antiSMASH:Cluster_1.9), giving the protein MPSIDTSIHSAPSGAAAKLAALHADEQPLKLYGGWFCPFVQRVWITLEEKKIPHQYVEINPYKKEPDFLKMNPRGLVPTLAVPVNATGTEQKPLYESSVIIEYLEDAYADEAKYGPRLLPSDPYQRARARLWIDHISTRIVPAFYKFLQHTPDKSFTIDQAREEFHGHIKTLVAQMDPEGPWFLGKNISLVDISLAPWAKRLFLLDYYKPGGLQIPQEGGESNVWTRWNSWIKAVENHPSVKNTWSDDDKFIEVYKRYADDTTSSLVGKATREGSKLP; this is encoded by the coding sequence atgccCAGCATAGACACTTCAATTCATTCGGCCCCCAGCGGCGCCGCTGCGAAGTTGGCAGCTCTTCACGCAGACGAACAACCCCTCAAATTATACGGAGGATGGTTCTGTCCCTTTGTACAGCGGGTTTGGATCACTctggaggagaaaaagattCCCCATCAATATGTGGAAATCAACCCGTACAAAAAGGAGCCAGACTTTCTCAAGATGAATCCTCGCGGCCTGGTGCCCACTCTCGCTGTGCCTGTTAACGCTACTGGGACAGAACAGAAGCCTCTGTATGAAAGCTCTGTCATTATCGAGTATCTTGAGGATGCATATGCAGATGAGGCCAAATACGGCCCTCGCCTGCTGCCGTCAGATCCATATCAAAGAGCCAGGGCTCGGCTCTGGATAGACCACATCAGCACCAGAATCGTTCCTGCTTTTTACAAATTTCTGCAGCACACTCCCGATAAGAGCTTCACCATTGATCAAGCACGAGAAGAGTTTCACGGACATATCAAGACTCTCGTGGCGCAGATGGATCCCGAGGGCCCATGGTTTTTGGGAAAGAATATCAGCTTGGTGGACATAAGCCTGGCGCCTTGGGCAAAGCGGCTATTCCTGCTGGACTACTATAAGCCGGGTGGGCTTCAGATACCACAAGAGGGAGGTGAAAGCAATGTGTGGACAAGATGGAATTCGTGGATCAAGGCTGTGGAGAATCACCCGAGCGTGAAGAACACCTGGAGTGACGATGATAAATTTATCGAAGTCTATAAGAGATATGCGGATGATACAACAAGCTCGCTGGTGGGAAAGGCAACGAGAGAGGGCAGCAAGCTTCCATGA
- a CDS encoding uncharacterized protein (EggNog:ENOG41~antiSMASH:Cluster_1.9): MSSMKLFDLDDGDEDIEELAASPLFTQPVLQYGASLEESPFTQYGLLGRVIENNSMDGLSDDDAAKDRMLFFNATAPSSVFICGSQGSGKSHTLSCLLENCLMQSEANVLPRPLTGIVFHYDPWVSDSRGSPCEAAYLASAEDVSVRVLCPPTNVRQIEKIYSKLPSVKVETLRINQADLNTKRMMDLMAVSSVQGGMPLYLHVVQRILRDLRIEQQENNTTFNYRKFKDRLLNEDLAAGQLAPLQQRLDTLESFMVKEQVANSSNKSAKRNMGKGIDWEPKAGQLTIIDLSCPCVTEETACSLFNICLDLFLEQNPDVGRVVALDEAHKYMTGTDECEVLTNSLLSNIRLQRHLGLRVIISTQEPTISPKLLDLCSVTIVHRFTSPDWLQSLKKHLAGASISLLSKDPSPSNGCSNGEYDKNSLVAGLNPNDFAMKLFSKIVALRRGQALLFCPSAMIDVHTTPLKPENGSSAKNGWNDDEGESVPEEVNPQLVKLSHGHMKIRVRKRVTQDGGRSILAV; encoded by the exons ATGAGTTCT ATGAAGCTCTTCGActtggatgatggcgatgaagataTAGAAGAGCTTGCCGCCTCCCCGCTGTTTACCCAACCTGTTCTTCAATATGGAGCTTCTTTAGAAGAAAGTCCGTTCACCCAATACGGGCTACTTGGGCGCGTGATTGAGAACAACAGCATGGACGGACTtagcgacgacgatgctgcAAAAGACCGTATGCTCTTTTTCAATGCAACGGCGCCGTCAAGTGTCTTCATATGCGGAAGTCAAGGTTCTGGAAAGAGCCACACCCTGAGCTGTCTCTTGGAGAACTGCCTCATGCAGTCAGAAGCAAATGTTTTGCCGCGTCCGCTGACAGGTATAGTCTTCCACTACGATCCCTGGGTATCTGACTCTAGAGGTTCGCCTTGCGAGGCAGCCTATCTGGCTTCCGCCGAAGACGTCTCGGTGAGAGTTCTATGCCCGCCCACCAACGTGCGACAGATCGAG AAAATTTATTCCAAGCTGCCAAGTGTCAAAGTGGAAACACTACGCATCAACCAGGCCGACTTGAATACAAAACGGATGATGGATTTGATGGCAGTCAGTTCCGTTCAGGGCGGCATGCCATTATATCTGCACGTTGTGCAGCGTATTCTACGAGACCTGCGCATCGAGCAGCAAGAGAACAATACCACATTCAATTATCGCAAGTTCAAGGATCGTCTTTTGAACGAGGACCTGGCCGCTGGCCAACTCgcgcctcttcagcagcgacTCGATACGCTAGAGAGCTTCATGGTAAAGGAGCAAGTAGCCAACTCGTCAAATAAAAGCGCCAAACGCAATATGGGTAAAGGAATTGATTGGGAGCCAAAA GCGGGCCAGCTCACCATAATTGACCTCTCATGCCCTTGCGTAACGGAGGAGACAGCatgctctctcttcaataTTTGCCTTGATCTCTTCTTGGAGCAGAACCCTGATGTTGGTCGTGTAGTGGCTTTAGATGAAGCGCACAAATACATGACAGGCACGGATGAGTGTGAAGTGCTGACGAACTCACTTCTTTCAAACATTCGTTTGCAGCGCCACCTAGGTCTCAGAGTGATTATATCGACCCAAGAGCCTACCATTTCGCCAAAGCTGCTAGATCTGTGCTCCGTTACGATTGTGCACCGATTCACCTCTCCGGACTGGCTCCAGAGTCTGAAGAAACACTTGGCTGGCGCATCAATCTCGCTTCTGAGTAAGGATCCGTCACCGAGCAATGGTTGCTCCAATGGCGAATATGACAAGAATAGCCTTGTTGCGGGCCTCAACCCCAATGATTTTGCGATGAAGCTCTTCAGCAAGATCGTAGCTCTTCGGCGCGGCCAAGCCCTCTTGTTTTGCCCATCCGCCATGATCGACGTGCACACAACGCCACTCAAACCGGAGAACGGATCCTCTGCCAAAAATGGGtggaatgatgatgaggggGAATCTGTGCCGGAGGAGGTGAACCCACAGCTTGTGAAGCTGTCTCATGGCCACATGAAGATTCGGGTGCGGAAGAGGGTCACgcaagatggaggaagaAGCATTCTTGCCGTATAA